The Spirosoma agri genome contains a region encoding:
- the traK gene encoding conjugative transposon protein TraK — protein MATQDQTFFKSLRNLETSYRNIRILAFVSVGAFTLIAIGSLVFAYTVKTDSESRIYVVEQGKSLIAALRNDVRENRPVEGRDHIRRFHELFFTLDPDAKSIEEHINEALPYADESVSRLYLDTKEKGYYSQLIQASASQEIQVDSIQLDLNQYPYHFRTYARQQIIRLTNITVRKLVTSGYLRNVSRSEINPHGFLIEKFAVVDNTDIEERLRQ, from the coding sequence ATGGCCACTCAGGATCAAACCTTTTTTAAATCCCTTCGGAATCTGGAGACTTCGTATCGCAACATCCGCATACTGGCCTTTGTCAGTGTGGGTGCCTTTACCCTGATTGCCATAGGAAGCCTGGTATTTGCTTACACGGTCAAAACGGATTCGGAAAGTAGGATCTACGTCGTTGAGCAGGGGAAGTCGCTTATAGCCGCTTTACGTAACGATGTCCGGGAGAATCGGCCGGTAGAAGGTCGTGACCACATCCGACGGTTCCACGAATTGTTTTTTACGCTCGATCCTGATGCCAAAAGCATCGAGGAGCATATCAATGAAGCGCTGCCCTATGCGGATGAGAGCGTGTCACGACTCTATCTGGATACCAAGGAGAAAGGGTATTACAGCCAGTTAATTCAGGCCTCGGCTTCGCAGGAAATTCAGGTCGACAGCATTCAGCTGGATCTGAATCAATACCCCTATCACTTCCGAACCTATGCCCGGCAGCAAATCATTCGCCTGACCAACATCACGGTTCGTAAGCTGGTCACCAGTGGGTATCTGCGGAACGTCAGCCGTTCGGAGATCAATCCGCACGGGTTTCTGATTGAAAAGTTTGCGGTGGTCGATAACACAGATATTGAAGAACGCCTGCGCCAATGA